Proteins co-encoded in one Chitinispirillales bacterium ANBcel5 genomic window:
- a CDS encoding type II secretion system protein — translation MEKTSKNGGFSIVEIIISLLLVSVALISIASVFPRITGHKEVIREVNIAYSLASDVLESLYNQSLTNPVEAGADTCLGAVERGAVSFTACYSVNWAGSGSFMKEAFVTVKWDKLGRDHNVSLSGIVK, via the coding sequence ATGGAAAAAACGTCAAAAAATGGTGGGTTTTCAATTGTAGAAATTATAATTAGCCTGTTGCTTGTTTCTGTGGCTCTGATATCTATCGCTTCTGTTTTTCCCCGCATAACAGGACACAAAGAAGTTATACGGGAAGTGAATATAGCCTATTCGCTTGCCTCTGACGTTTTGGAAAGCCTGTATAATCAATCGCTCACAAATCCTGTTGAAGCTGGAGCTGATACCTGTCTTGGAGCAGTGGAGAGGGGAGCTGTTTCTTTTACTGCATGTTATTCTGTGAACTGGGCCGGCAGTGGCAGCTTTATGAAGGAAGCCTTTGTTACGGTTAAATGGGATAAGTTGGGCCGGGATCATAATGTTTCTCTTTCCGGGATAGTAAAATGA
- a CDS encoding prepilin-type N-terminal cleavage/methylation domain-containing protein, which translates to MNRKGMTLLELIIYIALAMFLLAPVMMLVNRSSFFMARDTTVSLLRVTGNEIKQVIYDDIKNTGYKTEMLFPDSDSMELMLNTEVQICSLDLSSFTFARGYPFDSLSVVMGRIDENGTWLGIDTICYYVKNYVLTREVRGTASGNSKHKIASNLESLRFHFSTDMNDWDIDGTDVTQKELVKYIKVIILLNSEKGLASSVKKTTYDMGDFSISFNDNIIREHYEITIPVINNGLIFEL; encoded by the coding sequence ATGAACAGAAAAGGTATGACGCTGCTTGAACTTATAATTTATATAGCACTTGCTATGTTTTTACTGGCTCCCGTAATGATGCTGGTTAATCGATCATCCTTTTTTATGGCAAGAGATACAACGGTTTCTTTACTGCGTGTAACCGGTAATGAGATAAAGCAGGTTATTTACGATGATATTAAAAATACGGGATACAAAACAGAGATGCTTTTTCCTGATAGCGATTCAATGGAGCTTATGCTTAACACAGAAGTTCAGATCTGTTCTCTTGACCTTTCATCATTCACTTTTGCAAGAGGATATCCCTTTGATAGTTTATCTGTGGTTATGGGACGAATAGATGAAAATGGTACATGGTTAGGAATCGATACCATTTGCTACTATGTTAAAAATTACGTGCTGACAAGAGAGGTCCGAGGCACCGCTTCAGGGAATTCCAAACACAAAATAGCTTCAAATCTTGAAAGCCTGAGATTTCACTTCTCAACTGATATGAACGACTGGGATATCGATGGAACGGATGTAACCCAAAAGGAGCTTGTAAAATACATCAAAGTGATCATTTTGCTTAATAGTGAAAAAGGCCTGGCCAGTTCGGTAAAAAAGACCACCTACGATATGGGCGATTTTTCTATAAGTTTTAACGATAATATTATACGAGAGCATTATGAGATTACGATTCCGGTAATTAATAATGGTCTGATCTTTGAACTGTAA